CGCGAACAGGACGGCATCACACGCATAGCAGGTGAACACGTCCGGCTCGATCGTTTTCGTTTCTCCGTCCTCGTGGACGGTCACCGCGTCGGGTTCGACCTCGACCTCCAGGGGCTCCTCGCAGTGCGGACAGATTGCCATGTACGCCGTTACGGGGGGAGCCGTCGTATACTGTCGGCCCGCACACGCGTCTTCCGTGTGGAAATAGAATGTGTAGTGCTAACAATATACAATCACTAAGTACTGCAGTGACGAACCGGATACTATGCGGGGACTCGAAGAGCAAACGTTCGAAAACGAAACGCAACAGCGAGTGTACGACACGGTCGAGCGAAACGGCGCTCTGAAAACCGCGCGGCTCGAATCGGAGCTCTCGATGGCTGCGGAGGACCTCGACGACGATCTCGACGCCCTCGAGCGCGAGGGATTGCTCGAGATCGAGGACGATCTCGTGCGGCTCGCGATCGATATCGGCGAGGAGACGACCTACGAGACCGACGACTTCGAGTACACCGTTCGGCCGGCGAGTCAGTCCGACCTCAAGGGGATCGTCGGCGTGATGCGACAGGTCGCCGAGGAGAACGATTATCTGGTCGCCGAAACCGTCGTCGACCTGCTCGACCACGAGGAGGTCGTCTTCCGACACAACGATCTCTCCTCCAGGATCTTCTTCGTCGCGACCGTCGACGACGAGGTCGTGGGCTGGGTTCACCTCCACTCGCCGAACTACGAGAAACTCTCCCACACTGCCGAGCTGACGATGGGTGTCCTCGAGGAGTACCGCGGCTGCGGGATCGGGAGCAACCTCCTGGAGCGGGGGCTACAGTGGGCCGCCGAAAACGGCTACAACAAAGTGTACCAGAGTCTCCCCGCGACGAACCAGGACGCTGTCCGGTTCCTGGAGAACCACCGATGGGAGACCGAAGCGATCAGGCAGGCCCACTACAAGATCGACGATCAGTACGTCGCCGAGCAGATGATGGCCGTCATGCTCTCCTGAGCGCGATCCCTTCGGGGGTCGTCACAGGTAGCCCAACAGCGTCCCGACCAACACCAGTACCCACATCGCGACCCCGCCGACCAGCAGGTCGTTGAGCCGTCGCGCTCGGGTTGCCCGCCTCGCCGCGCCGGCAGCGATCAGTCCGAGCGCGATCACGACGAGGGTTCGCTGGAAGACGACGTCGAGCGGGATCACGTCGACGCCGAGCAGGCCGTAGTCGAGCCAGATCGCCAGCGCCAGCGATCCCGCAGCGACGATCGCGGCGTCGAGCCGGCGGGTGAGCCCGCGCGCGATCAGGTACGTCGCGACGGGGATCCCGACCGCGATCACCGGGTACAGCAACGCCGCGATCATGTGGGGCGTGAGGAAGGCCACCCGTCGCTCGAGCAAGAGCCCGCCCATCCGCACGCCCAAGAATAGCGCGAGGACGGCGAAGACGAGCAAGAGGTGGCCGGCTTCGAGGCGGTCGGCGACGGCCGCGAGCCGCTGGCGGTCGACCTCCGTTAGCCCGCGTTCGAGGACGCCGTCGTCGTCGCGGGCGGGAGTCCGTTGCTTCCCGACGCCCTCGGCTGCCGAGGCCCGACCGCGGCGACCGGCTGCGAGCCCGATACCCGCAGGGAGGACGACCATCGAGGTCAGGTCGACGACGGTCGCCCAGCCGTCGGCGTCGGACGGGCCGGCGTTGTCGACGTGCATCCGGCGGACGTCGGTTTCAGTGTCGACGTCGGGGAGCTCCATGAAGTCCTGCTCGACCCGCAGCTGGGCGGCCTCGACGCCGTCGACGCGGTGCCGAAGGGTAAACCAGTCGAAATGCTCGGTGTGGGCTTGCATGGCGAGCCACTCGTCGTCGGGGTTCGGGCTCTCGTAGAGCCGGATGTGGTAGCGCTGGCCGTAGTAATCCCCGTCCTCGAGCTGGAGCGACTCGGTGGCCCAGTAGCCGTCCTCGCCCTCGCCGGGATCAACCCAGGCGTAGCGGGTCGTCCCGTCGGCCTCGCCCCAGGCGATCCCCGTCGCGTGGCGGTGTTCCTCCTCGAGGACGGTCGCGTTCTCGAACTCCCCGGGCGCCTCCGCTTCGGTCTCTTCCTCGACGTCTTCGATCTCTTCCCACTCGCCGTCGTCGCGCTCGCTCATCGCCCGCAGGACGTCCTCGGTCTCGCCGCGGACGATGACGTTGATCGGACTCCGCTCACGGAACTCCGCTTCGGGACTCAGAAACCGCCAGAACTCGCTCTCGGAGTCCTCGAGCGAGACCAGTTCCGGTGTCTCCTGGGTCTCTTCGGTCAGCTGTTCGTCGATCGAATCCGCAAACAGCAGCGACGGACCCCCGATAAACAGTACCGCGACGACCACGAGGGCGACGGCGACGACGTGCGAACGACGCATTTCCGGTCAGTTACGAGCACTGACCTATCAATGTACCCGTTGCAGGAGCCCGTTTCGGGAGCCGTTCGTCCCGGAGAGTACGCGCGATGGCCACGGCCCGCTACGAGTCGGGCTTCCAGCTCATCGTCACCGTCACCGTCTCGCGGTCGCCCCGCAGCCGGGAGGACCGCTCCACGACGTCGACCGAGACCGAGACGTCCTCGGAGTGACCGAGCGAGACGGTCTTGTTCCCGACGGGGACGTCGACCCCGCTTTCACCCTCCTCGAACCGTCGGGAGAGTTCCGAGAGGTAGTCGGCGAGTTCGCTTCGGCTCAGTACCTCGTCGTTGGTCGTCCGTTCGGCCATAGCTGTACCTCGATGCGGTCTCGAAAGAACGTGTGGGTTGCGAACGCATCCCGTTCACTGCGCCGCTCGAACGGACGGGTGAACTTTTCACCCGCGAACGGGTATGCGGTCACGATGGACGTCGCCGTCGGAATCGTCGCCCAGCGCGACAACGAGCGGGCACAGGCTCTCGCCGCGACGCTGATCGACTCCCTCGAGGACGCCACCACCGTCGTCGACGAGGCGACGGCCGCCGCGATCGGCGAGGGCGGCGTCCCGGTCGCGTCGATGACGGATCGCGATCTCGTCGTGAGCATCGGCGGCGACGGAACGTTGCTGTTCGTCGCCCGCGAGGTCGGTCAGACGCCGATCCTCGGCGTCAACCTCGGGGAGGTGGGCTTTCTCAACGCCGTCGCTCCCGACGACGCCGTCCCGGTCGTCGCCAACGTCGTCGATTCGCTCCGGGCGGACGGCGCCGTCGACGGCCGTCAGCTCGATCGACTCCGGGCCGACGGCGACGGCTGGGACCTCGAACCGGCGCTCAACGAGATCGTCGTCCACGGCCCCCGCCGGGGTCACGGCGGCGGTGCGACGATCGAGATCCGCGTCGACGGCGAGCGCTACGCCGAGAGCCACGCCGACGGCGTCCTCGTCGCCACGCCGACGGGGTCGACGGCGTACAACCTGGGCGAGGACGGCCCGCTCGTTCGCCCCGGAACCGACACGCTGATCGTCAACCAGATGGCCGCGACCGAGGCGATGCCGCCGCTGGTCGTCGATCACGACGCCGAGATCGAACTCGCGGTCACGGACGCCGAGACCGCCTACGCGATCAGCGACGGCCGAAGTCGCCGGGAGCTCGAGCCGCCGACGACCGTCAACGTCTCGGTCGCGGACGAGCCCGTCACGCTCGCCGGTCCGCGGTCGAACTTCTTCGAGGCCCTTGAGAAGCTCGAGTGATCACTCCCCCTCGAGGAGCGCCTCGAGCTGTGCGGGCGGCACCGCACCGCGGGCTGCCCGTCCCTCGTGGACGAACGTCGGCACCCCCGTGACGCCCCGCTGTCGGGCGTCGGCGAACCGCTCCTCGAGCTCCGCTCGCAGTCCGTCATCGTCGATCGCGTCGCGGATTTCCCCGGGAGCGAGGCCGACGTCCTCGGCGATCGTAGCGAGCACGTCGGGGTCGCCGATATCCCGGCCGTCCTGCCAGAGCGCCTCGTAGATCGCCGCGTCGAACGCGGCCCATCGGTCGGGATCGGTCTTCGAGACGTGCCACGAGGCGAGCTGGGCGTTCAGCGAGTCGACGTCGGCCGCGATCTCCTGGCTCATCTCGACGCCGTACTCCGCCTGGAGCCGGCGGACGTTCTCGCGGGCCTGTTCGAAGTACGCCTCGTCTTTCCCGTCGTCGGCGTCGTGGTCGATCGAGCCGTCGGCGTTTCGCTTTCCGCTCCGGAGATCGAAGGGGTGCCACTCCAGCTCGAGTGCGTCCTCGCGGCTCTCGCGGTACTGCTCGAGGGACTGCTTCCCAAGGTAACAGAACGGGCAGACGTAGTCGGCGTAGATCGTGAGTCGGTCGGCGGCGTCGATCTCGGACATGGTTGCAGTAGGTGTCTGCGACGGAAAAGACGACGGCTACGGGTGGGGGATGTGGCTCGGGCTCACTCGTGGCTCGCGTCTGTATTACTCGTGTCCGCATCATCCGCGTCCGCGTCGACCGTCTCCGCGTCGGTTCGGTCCTCGAGGCTCGGCAGGTTCGAGTCCCGGTAGGGGTTGCGGCCGTAGGCGGGCAGTTCGTCCTCGAGCTGGGATTTCAGCACGCGCCGCAGCCGGTTCAGGCTCGTCGTATCGAGCCCGTGGTCGGCGGCGAGGCGTTTGAAGGCGTCTTCTTCGGTAATGTCGTGGGCGCGGTACTGGCCGAACAGCTCGTCCATCCGATCGGGCGAGAGCTCCGAAACGTCGACATTGTCGAGGCCGAAGTACGCGCGGCGGTCGACGTCGACGACGTGGCGAATCACGACCAGCGCGACCTTTGGGATCGCGCGCTGGCTCCCGAACTCGGTGAGATCGATCTCGTCCATCACGCCCAGCGCCAGATCACGCTGCCAGGGAGTCAGATCGAGGGCGTTACACAGCGCCTGGGTCGTTCGCAGGCGATCGAGTCGGTGAGCGCGCTCGCTGTACCCCGGCGTCGCGCCGTGTTGTTCGTCGTGGAGTCGCCGGACGCTCTCGGAGAGTTCCTCGTCGGGCGACTCCGCGCGGCCGATGACGGTCGCACTCGGCGTGACGACGCCCCACTGGCGAACGGTCGAGTCCCGCTGGACGTCTGCCCGGGAAAGCGCCCCGGAGCCGGGACGCGTCTCGAGGCGACGGTCCTCCTCGAGGCCGTTGGGGGCGGATTCCCGCCGGAGGGCTGGCCCGGAGTTACCAGCGTCGTCGTACATCGTGTGTCGCTCAGACCGGGAGACGGAAAAAGACTTGCTCGTTTCACCGAGGCCGAGAGCCGACGCTCGACGAGATTGGGTACCCCATCTGCGAAAAGCCCTTCGTAGCTCTACCTTGTGACCAGAGGTACTTAAAGGACGAGCGATACGCTCGAGTTTCGACCTGGCACCCGCAGCTACCAGCGGTAGGAATTCGAAAAGCGACGACCTCCGTCGTAGCTCTACCTTGTAGCCAGAACTCCGTAAAGAGCGAGCGGAGGCGCCAGGTTTCGGCCGAGGACGCACGGCTACCGAACTGAGAAACTCGAGAAGCGACGATCTCCCGTCGTATCTCTACCTTGTGACCAGAGATACTTAAACCGAGGACGTCGACCCACACCGCTGACTTGCCGCAAGCATCTCGTCGATGGCGTCGTTCAGCCGTGCCCGATCGGGGCCGTCGCGAGCGTGCACTGCCGGATCGATTCGCTTCGGCGGGTTGGCGAACGCACGACCGACCGCGTCGCCGATCCGGACGCTTCCCTCGCCCGCGCGCTTGCGCTCGCGGAGCTTCCGGGTTCGGCCGATCCGATCGTCGTTGAAGACCGTGGGGGCCTGGTCGTCCAGGAACGCCTCGAACTCGATCGCGGGCAGCTCGTGGTCGCCGCGCTCGCCGGTCGCCTTCAGGTATCGTGCGGCCATCGCGGCGCGGACGACGGTCAGGTTGCGCTTGACCGTCGGTCTCGTCCCCGTCTCGGCGAACCGCTCGTCGTCCGCGGCGACGGTCATCGTCCCGTCCTCGGTCTCGACCACGTACGCGTCCTCGCGGCGCTCGCGGATCGGAAAGATCTCGTCGTCGTTCCGAACCAGGTGCTCAGAGAGGTACTTGCGGTAGTTGTTCGTCGCGATCCCGCGCCAGGCGTGGTAGAGGTCGATCGGGTTGTACGCCCGCTCGACGTCGGCCGCAAGCGCGCCGGGATCGTAGCGCGTTCGGTACCGGATCGGACTCCGCAGAAGGTCGATCGCGCCGTCGTTCGAGTCGGCAAGCAGTGCGGCGAACGTGCGGACGTCCCACCCCTGGTACTCGAATGCGCCGCGCTCCTCGAGGAGCACCCCGTCGACGCCGCCGAGGTGGGCGTACCGCCGGAGGTCCGTCGGCGCGTAGACGAAGCTGATATCGTAGTCGCTGTCGGGCCCCGCCGCGCCCCAGGCGTGGCTCCCGCGGGCGACCGCCAGAACGATCGACACCTCCCGAGAGCGCTCGATCTTTTCCAGGTGTCGATCCACCGTCTCGCGTGCGTGGGTGGGGATCGATGCCATCGCTACCGTCTGTCGCTCCTCGCGTCCTCGGATCGCGATCCCGTCCGGGACGCGCGGCTATCGACTAACTGAGAACCGTAGAACGTCCGGCCTCCCGTCATAGCTCTACCTTGTGACGGGAACCACTTAAAGAGCGAGCGCTCGAGCGTCGCCCTTTCGAAACGGCGGACGGCAAGACGCGTGGCTCCCGAGTTCGAGCGTCCGAGAGAACGACGACTTCCCGTCGTATCTCTACCTTGTAGCCAGAACCACTTAAAGAACGGTCGGTGCACCCGCTCTCGGAACGCGACCGACCCTCGACGAACGAGGACGTTCGCCGTCACGACGCCGTGCGATCTGATACCGCACCCGCTTTCGAAAGGTTGAATCGCGCGCTCGCCTGAATGTGATCAATGAGTCAGCAGCTTCCGGACGTCCAGGCGTCCTCGCCCGACGTCACCGTCGGCCTGAGCCAGGTCGGCGTCACCGGCGTCGAGAAACTCGTCAAGATCGCCCGCGAAGACAAACGTCCGATCGTCCTCACGGCCGAGTTCGAGGTTTTCGTCGACCTCCCGTCCTGGCGGAAGGGCGCGGACATGAGCCGCAACATGGAGGTCATCGACGAGATCCTCGAGGACGCGACCCGCGACGAGGCCTACCGCGTCGAGGAGGTCTGTGGCGAGGTCGCCGAACGGCTGCTCGGGAAACACGACTACACCTCCCGCGCGGAGGTCACGATGGAGGCGGAGTTCATGCGCCGCGAGCAGACCCCCGCCAGCGACCGCGAGACCCAACACACCGTCGACATCATCGCGTCCGCGACTGCCACGGAGGAGGGCACCCGCGAGGAGATCGGCGCCGAGGTCGTCGGGATGACGGTCTGTCCGT
This genomic window from Natronococcus occultus SP4 contains:
- a CDS encoding NAD(+)/NADH kinase, with the protein product MDVAVGIVAQRDNERAQALAATLIDSLEDATTVVDEATAAAIGEGGVPVASMTDRDLVVSIGGDGTLLFVAREVGQTPILGVNLGEVGFLNAVAPDDAVPVVANVVDSLRADGAVDGRQLDRLRADGDGWDLEPALNEIVVHGPRRGHGGGATIEIRVDGERYAESHADGVLVATPTGSTAYNLGEDGPLVRPGTDTLIVNQMAATEAMPPLVVDHDAEIELAVTDAETAYAISDGRSRRELEPPTTVNVSVADEPVTLAGPRSNFFEALEKLE
- a CDS encoding DsbA family oxidoreductase, with the protein product MSEIDAADRLTIYADYVCPFCYLGKQSLEQYRESREDALELEWHPFDLRSGKRNADGSIDHDADDGKDEAYFEQARENVRRLQAEYGVEMSQEIAADVDSLNAQLASWHVSKTDPDRWAAFDAAIYEALWQDGRDIGDPDVLATIAEDVGLAPGEIRDAIDDDGLRAELEERFADARQRGVTGVPTFVHEGRAARGAVPPAQLEALLEGE
- a CDS encoding GNAT family N-acetyltransferase, translated to MRGLEEQTFENETQQRVYDTVERNGALKTARLESELSMAAEDLDDDLDALEREGLLEIEDDLVRLAIDIGEETTYETDDFEYTVRPASQSDLKGIVGVMRQVAEENDYLVAETVVDLLDHEEVVFRHNDLSSRIFFVATVDDEVVGWVHLHSPNYEKLSHTAELTMGVLEEYRGCGIGSNLLERGLQWAAENGYNKVYQSLPATNQDAVRFLENHRWETEAIRQAHYKIDDQYVAEQMMAVMLS
- a CDS encoding amphi-Trp domain-containing protein, which codes for MAERTTNDEVLSRSELADYLSELSRRFEEGESGVDVPVGNKTVSLGHSEDVSVSVDVVERSSRLRGDRETVTVTMSWKPDS
- the mptA gene encoding GTP cyclohydrolase MptA: MSQQLPDVQASSPDVTVGLSQVGVTGVEKLVKIAREDKRPIVLTAEFEVFVDLPSWRKGADMSRNMEVIDEILEDATRDEAYRVEEVCGEVAERLLGKHDYTSRAEVTMEAEFMRREQTPASDRETQHTVDIIASATATEEGTREEIGAEVVGMTVCPCSQGMSAARAKQTLEDLGVEEETITEFLEEVPQPGHSQRGHATLTIESSGDPDVDLNDVIDIARDSMSARIYNLAKRPDEDHMTYAAHADAKFVEDCVRSMAEGVAEEFDHLPDDAVVTMKQSNDESIHQHNAHAERVVEMDQLRTEVDD
- a CDS encoding nucleotidyltransferase domain-containing protein, with amino-acid sequence MASIPTHARETVDRHLEKIERSREVSIVLAVARGSHAWGAAGPDSDYDISFVYAPTDLRRYAHLGGVDGVLLEERGAFEYQGWDVRTFAALLADSNDGAIDLLRSPIRYRTRYDPGALAADVERAYNPIDLYHAWRGIATNNYRKYLSEHLVRNDDEIFPIRERREDAYVVETEDGTMTVAADDERFAETGTRPTVKRNLTVVRAAMAARYLKATGERGDHELPAIEFEAFLDDQAPTVFNDDRIGRTRKLRERKRAGEGSVRIGDAVGRAFANPPKRIDPAVHARDGPDRARLNDAIDEMLAASQRCGSTSSV